In Mangifera indica cultivar Alphonso unplaced genomic scaffold, CATAS_Mindica_2.1 Un_0014, whole genome shotgun sequence, the following are encoded in one genomic region:
- the LOC123205731 gene encoding uncharacterized protein LOC123205731 isoform X2, translating to MYKTIETMGELCGSNLISTNFGAEFDQLDHLPLLSRRKLLLATKTTLTSGVDVAVKKEGPLSPPSACSVGGIDQQLVLKESHSGETPFRVTSVVLNGDHMGYSTADEQCLPKAPCGEDVCMLGDSNSQRIISDKYACPDQITCPGVYVDVAGLEKVSIGYCTSCENPASSSVPSEVKVENFGNHVFSSLGHGVNGFASVDAPADKGNNVITNEFADENLDHIVLKERQRMLLTRRSLELGNSILEGNSIGSGDLVDPNAGTIKEEIKSLYVDSSVTGNEYNELSSNNVSFPGISSESALSEFNSAGSSVTTIPGCSLVTEETKSRCNMNKSESEFSSCGGRHDVAGSCSVHVPTLQNSVKVKVEPLENVDLALERNVFNKYSCNAITVKGENNELYGVGVDHMRLHDRMKLRTSGENFEFDSSRIPSLQKNPVLSESAEPIRVNHPRKRKKTATGLVETAMEEDAPGLLQVLVEQGVSVDEIKLYGEMEDDDALDEMFCKESFSELEAVMAKLFFQRNCVLKLAPVRCAKGSKPSYCLGCLFSLVEQTRYLQFRKWPVEWGWCRDLQSFIFVFKRHNRLVLERPEYGYATYFFELVDSLPIDWQIKRLVTAMKLTSCGRVNLIENKALSVGKDLTEGEAKVLMGFGWIPNTGLGTMLNYRDRVFHDRKNEKETSEWRSKIGKLLVDGYNGGTIVLTNNPCSVVQDTTILDTDTPQVKLELS from the exons ATGTATAAAACAATCGAAACTATGGGTGAGTTGTGCGGTTCCAATTTAATTTCCACCAATTTCGGGGCTGAATTCGACCAACTTGATCACCTTCCTTTACTTTCCCGGCGAAAATTGTTGCTTGCGACTAAAACAACATTAAC GTCTGGCGTTGATGTAGCTGTTAAAAAAGAG GGCCCTCTCTCTCCCCCATCTGCCTGTTCTGTTGGAGGAATAGATCAGCAATTGGTATTAAAAGAAAGTCATAGTGGTGAAACTCCTTTTCGAGTTACTTCCGTTGTACTAAATGGAGATCATATGGGATACTCTACTGCTGATGAGCAATGCTTGCCAAAAGCTCCTTGTGGTGAAGATGTATGCATGCTTGGAGATTCCAACTCCCAGAGGATTATCTCCGATAAATACGCTTGTCCAGATCAGATAACTTGTCCTGGAGTGTATGTTGATGTTGCTGGGCTTGAGAAAGTCAGCATCGGCTACTGCACTTCGTGTGAAAATCCAGCATCTTCTAGTGTGCCTTCTGAAGTTAAGGTTGAGAATTTTGGCAACCATGTGTTCAGTTCATTGGGACATGGTGTAAATGGCTTTGCTAGTGTTGATGCACCAGCAGACAAGGGCAATAATGTTATCACCAATGAATTTGCAGATGAAAATCTTGACCACATTGTATTGAAGGAGCGACAAAGAATGTTGCTTACAAG GAGATCATTGGAGTTGGGGAACAGCATTCTGGAG GGTAATTCTATAGGTTCAGGAGATCTTGTTGACCCTAATGCTGGaacaataaaagaagaaataaaatctcTATATGTGGATTCCTCTGTTACTGGAAATGAGTATAATGAACTATCTTCAAATAATGTTTCTTTTCCTGGCATAAGTTCTGAAAGTGCTTTGTCAGAATTCAATTCTGCTGGATCATCCGTTACAACTATACCTGGCTGCAGCCTTGTGACTGAAGAAACTAAATCAAGATGTAATATGAACAAATCTGAGTCTGAGTTCAGTTCATGTGGTGGACGGCATGATGTGGCGGGATCCTGTAGTGTGCATGTTCCAACTCTTCAGAACTCTGTCAAAGTCAAGGTTGAACCATTGGAAAATGTTGATTTGGCCCTAGAAAGAAATGtgtttaataaatattcttGTAATGCAATAACAGTGAAGGGTGAGAACAATGAACTTTATGGTGTTGGGGTAGATCATATGCGACTTCATGATCGAATGAAGCTGAGGACATCAGGagagaattttgaatttgattcttcCAGAATTCCTTCCCTTCAGAAAAACCCTGTACTCTCAGAATCTGCTGAACCTATAAGGGTGAACCATCCACGGAAAAGAAAGAAGACTGCCAC GGGTTTGGTTGAAACAGCAATGGAGGAAGATGCTCCTGGACTTCTGCAG GTATTAGTTGAACAAGGAGTATCTGTTGATGAAATCAAGCTTTATGGGGAGATGGAGGATGATGATGCTCTTGATGAAATGTTCTGTAAAGAAAGCTTTTCTGAGCTTGAGGCTGTCATGGCAAAG CTTTTCTTTCAGCGAAACTGTGTGCTGAAGCTTGCTCCTGTTCGATGTGCAAAGGGTTCAAAACCTAGTTATTGCTTGGGTTGTCTATTCTCGCTTGTGGAGCAG acaAGGTATCTGCAATTTCGTAAATGGCCTGTTGAATGGGGTTGGTGCCGGGATCTTCAGTCATTTATATTTGTGTTTAAAAGACACAATAG ACTAGTTCTGGAGCGTCCTGAATATGGCTACGCAACATACTTTTTTGAGCTGGTTGATTCATTACCTATTGATTGGCAGATCAAGCGATTGGTTACTGCCATGAAGCTAACTAGCTGTGGCAGAGTCAACTTAATTGAGAACAAAGCATTATCG GTTGGAAAGGACTTGACCGAAGGCGAGGCAAAGGTTTTGATGGGATTTGGTTGGATACCGAATACCGGGTTGGGAACAATGCTGAACTACCGTGACAGAGTTTTCCATGACAGGAAGAATGAGAAGGAAACCTCTGAATGGAGATCAAAAATAGGAAAGTTGCTGGTTGATGGATATAATGGTGGCACTATTGTTTTGACAAATAATCCCTGTAGTGTTGTTCAAGATACTACAATTTTGGATACTGACACACCACAAGTTAAGCTGGAGCTTTCATAA
- the LOC123205731 gene encoding uncharacterized protein LOC123205731 isoform X3 — MYKTIETMGELCGSNLISTNFGAEFDQLDHLPLLSRRKLLLATKTTLTSGVDVAVKKEVDNEGPLSPPSACSVGGIDQQLVLKESHSGETPFRVTSVVLNGDHMGYSTADEQCLPKAPCGEDVCMLGDSNSQRIISDKYACPDQITCPGVYVDVAGLEKVSIGYCTSCENPASSSVPSEVKVENFGNHVFSSLGHGVNGFASVDAPADKGNNVITNEFADENLDHIVLKERQRMLLTRRSLELGNSILEGNSIGSGDLVDPNAGTIKEEIKSLYVDSSVTGNEYNELSSNNVSFPGISSESALSEFNSAGSSVTTIPGCSLVTEETKSRCNMNKSESEFSSCGGRHDVAGSCSVHVPTLQNSVKVKVEPLENVDLALERNVFNKYSCNAITVKGENNELYGVGVDHMRLHDRMKLRTSGENFEFDSSRIPSLQKNPVLSESAEPIRVNHPRKRKKTATGLVETAMEEDAPGLLQVLVEQGVSVDEIKLYGEMEDDDALDEMFCKESFSELEAVMAKLFFQRNCVLKLAPVRCAKGSKPSYCLGCLFSLVEQTRYLQFRKWPVEWGWCRDLQSFIFVFKRHNRLVLERPEYGYATYFFELVDSLPIDWQIKRLVTAMKLTSCGRVNLIENKALSEIFQKVSLQIDKFLNS; from the exons ATGTATAAAACAATCGAAACTATGGGTGAGTTGTGCGGTTCCAATTTAATTTCCACCAATTTCGGGGCTGAATTCGACCAACTTGATCACCTTCCTTTACTTTCCCGGCGAAAATTGTTGCTTGCGACTAAAACAACATTAAC GTCTGGCGTTGATGTAGCTGTTAAAAAAGAGGTAGATAATGAG GGCCCTCTCTCTCCCCCATCTGCCTGTTCTGTTGGAGGAATAGATCAGCAATTGGTATTAAAAGAAAGTCATAGTGGTGAAACTCCTTTTCGAGTTACTTCCGTTGTACTAAATGGAGATCATATGGGATACTCTACTGCTGATGAGCAATGCTTGCCAAAAGCTCCTTGTGGTGAAGATGTATGCATGCTTGGAGATTCCAACTCCCAGAGGATTATCTCCGATAAATACGCTTGTCCAGATCAGATAACTTGTCCTGGAGTGTATGTTGATGTTGCTGGGCTTGAGAAAGTCAGCATCGGCTACTGCACTTCGTGTGAAAATCCAGCATCTTCTAGTGTGCCTTCTGAAGTTAAGGTTGAGAATTTTGGCAACCATGTGTTCAGTTCATTGGGACATGGTGTAAATGGCTTTGCTAGTGTTGATGCACCAGCAGACAAGGGCAATAATGTTATCACCAATGAATTTGCAGATGAAAATCTTGACCACATTGTATTGAAGGAGCGACAAAGAATGTTGCTTACAAG GAGATCATTGGAGTTGGGGAACAGCATTCTGGAG GGTAATTCTATAGGTTCAGGAGATCTTGTTGACCCTAATGCTGGaacaataaaagaagaaataaaatctcTATATGTGGATTCCTCTGTTACTGGAAATGAGTATAATGAACTATCTTCAAATAATGTTTCTTTTCCTGGCATAAGTTCTGAAAGTGCTTTGTCAGAATTCAATTCTGCTGGATCATCCGTTACAACTATACCTGGCTGCAGCCTTGTGACTGAAGAAACTAAATCAAGATGTAATATGAACAAATCTGAGTCTGAGTTCAGTTCATGTGGTGGACGGCATGATGTGGCGGGATCCTGTAGTGTGCATGTTCCAACTCTTCAGAACTCTGTCAAAGTCAAGGTTGAACCATTGGAAAATGTTGATTTGGCCCTAGAAAGAAATGtgtttaataaatattcttGTAATGCAATAACAGTGAAGGGTGAGAACAATGAACTTTATGGTGTTGGGGTAGATCATATGCGACTTCATGATCGAATGAAGCTGAGGACATCAGGagagaattttgaatttgattcttcCAGAATTCCTTCCCTTCAGAAAAACCCTGTACTCTCAGAATCTGCTGAACCTATAAGGGTGAACCATCCACGGAAAAGAAAGAAGACTGCCAC GGGTTTGGTTGAAACAGCAATGGAGGAAGATGCTCCTGGACTTCTGCAG GTATTAGTTGAACAAGGAGTATCTGTTGATGAAATCAAGCTTTATGGGGAGATGGAGGATGATGATGCTCTTGATGAAATGTTCTGTAAAGAAAGCTTTTCTGAGCTTGAGGCTGTCATGGCAAAG CTTTTCTTTCAGCGAAACTGTGTGCTGAAGCTTGCTCCTGTTCGATGTGCAAAGGGTTCAAAACCTAGTTATTGCTTGGGTTGTCTATTCTCGCTTGTGGAGCAG acaAGGTATCTGCAATTTCGTAAATGGCCTGTTGAATGGGGTTGGTGCCGGGATCTTCAGTCATTTATATTTGTGTTTAAAAGACACAATAG ACTAGTTCTGGAGCGTCCTGAATATGGCTACGCAACATACTTTTTTGAGCTGGTTGATTCATTACCTATTGATTGGCAGATCAAGCGATTGGTTACTGCCATGAAGCTAACTAGCTGTGGCAGAGTCAACTTAATTGAGAACAAAGCATTATCG GAGATTTTTCAAAAGGTTAGCTTGCAGATTGACAAATTTCTTAACTCATAA
- the LOC123205731 gene encoding uncharacterized protein LOC123205731 isoform X1, with protein sequence MYKTIETMGELCGSNLISTNFGAEFDQLDHLPLLSRRKLLLATKTTLTSGVDVAVKKEVDNEGPLSPPSACSVGGIDQQLVLKESHSGETPFRVTSVVLNGDHMGYSTADEQCLPKAPCGEDVCMLGDSNSQRIISDKYACPDQITCPGVYVDVAGLEKVSIGYCTSCENPASSSVPSEVKVENFGNHVFSSLGHGVNGFASVDAPADKGNNVITNEFADENLDHIVLKERQRMLLTRRSLELGNSILEGNSIGSGDLVDPNAGTIKEEIKSLYVDSSVTGNEYNELSSNNVSFPGISSESALSEFNSAGSSVTTIPGCSLVTEETKSRCNMNKSESEFSSCGGRHDVAGSCSVHVPTLQNSVKVKVEPLENVDLALERNVFNKYSCNAITVKGENNELYGVGVDHMRLHDRMKLRTSGENFEFDSSRIPSLQKNPVLSESAEPIRVNHPRKRKKTATGLVETAMEEDAPGLLQVLVEQGVSVDEIKLYGEMEDDDALDEMFCKESFSELEAVMAKLFFQRNCVLKLAPVRCAKGSKPSYCLGCLFSLVEQTRYLQFRKWPVEWGWCRDLQSFIFVFKRHNRLVLERPEYGYATYFFELVDSLPIDWQIKRLVTAMKLTSCGRVNLIENKALSVGKDLTEGEAKVLMGFGWIPNTGLGTMLNYRDRVFHDRKNEKETSEWRSKIGKLLVDGYNGGTIVLTNNPCSVVQDTTILDTDTPQVKLELS encoded by the exons ATGTATAAAACAATCGAAACTATGGGTGAGTTGTGCGGTTCCAATTTAATTTCCACCAATTTCGGGGCTGAATTCGACCAACTTGATCACCTTCCTTTACTTTCCCGGCGAAAATTGTTGCTTGCGACTAAAACAACATTAAC GTCTGGCGTTGATGTAGCTGTTAAAAAAGAGGTAGATAATGAG GGCCCTCTCTCTCCCCCATCTGCCTGTTCTGTTGGAGGAATAGATCAGCAATTGGTATTAAAAGAAAGTCATAGTGGTGAAACTCCTTTTCGAGTTACTTCCGTTGTACTAAATGGAGATCATATGGGATACTCTACTGCTGATGAGCAATGCTTGCCAAAAGCTCCTTGTGGTGAAGATGTATGCATGCTTGGAGATTCCAACTCCCAGAGGATTATCTCCGATAAATACGCTTGTCCAGATCAGATAACTTGTCCTGGAGTGTATGTTGATGTTGCTGGGCTTGAGAAAGTCAGCATCGGCTACTGCACTTCGTGTGAAAATCCAGCATCTTCTAGTGTGCCTTCTGAAGTTAAGGTTGAGAATTTTGGCAACCATGTGTTCAGTTCATTGGGACATGGTGTAAATGGCTTTGCTAGTGTTGATGCACCAGCAGACAAGGGCAATAATGTTATCACCAATGAATTTGCAGATGAAAATCTTGACCACATTGTATTGAAGGAGCGACAAAGAATGTTGCTTACAAG GAGATCATTGGAGTTGGGGAACAGCATTCTGGAG GGTAATTCTATAGGTTCAGGAGATCTTGTTGACCCTAATGCTGGaacaataaaagaagaaataaaatctcTATATGTGGATTCCTCTGTTACTGGAAATGAGTATAATGAACTATCTTCAAATAATGTTTCTTTTCCTGGCATAAGTTCTGAAAGTGCTTTGTCAGAATTCAATTCTGCTGGATCATCCGTTACAACTATACCTGGCTGCAGCCTTGTGACTGAAGAAACTAAATCAAGATGTAATATGAACAAATCTGAGTCTGAGTTCAGTTCATGTGGTGGACGGCATGATGTGGCGGGATCCTGTAGTGTGCATGTTCCAACTCTTCAGAACTCTGTCAAAGTCAAGGTTGAACCATTGGAAAATGTTGATTTGGCCCTAGAAAGAAATGtgtttaataaatattcttGTAATGCAATAACAGTGAAGGGTGAGAACAATGAACTTTATGGTGTTGGGGTAGATCATATGCGACTTCATGATCGAATGAAGCTGAGGACATCAGGagagaattttgaatttgattcttcCAGAATTCCTTCCCTTCAGAAAAACCCTGTACTCTCAGAATCTGCTGAACCTATAAGGGTGAACCATCCACGGAAAAGAAAGAAGACTGCCAC GGGTTTGGTTGAAACAGCAATGGAGGAAGATGCTCCTGGACTTCTGCAG GTATTAGTTGAACAAGGAGTATCTGTTGATGAAATCAAGCTTTATGGGGAGATGGAGGATGATGATGCTCTTGATGAAATGTTCTGTAAAGAAAGCTTTTCTGAGCTTGAGGCTGTCATGGCAAAG CTTTTCTTTCAGCGAAACTGTGTGCTGAAGCTTGCTCCTGTTCGATGTGCAAAGGGTTCAAAACCTAGTTATTGCTTGGGTTGTCTATTCTCGCTTGTGGAGCAG acaAGGTATCTGCAATTTCGTAAATGGCCTGTTGAATGGGGTTGGTGCCGGGATCTTCAGTCATTTATATTTGTGTTTAAAAGACACAATAG ACTAGTTCTGGAGCGTCCTGAATATGGCTACGCAACATACTTTTTTGAGCTGGTTGATTCATTACCTATTGATTGGCAGATCAAGCGATTGGTTACTGCCATGAAGCTAACTAGCTGTGGCAGAGTCAACTTAATTGAGAACAAAGCATTATCG GTTGGAAAGGACTTGACCGAAGGCGAGGCAAAGGTTTTGATGGGATTTGGTTGGATACCGAATACCGGGTTGGGAACAATGCTGAACTACCGTGACAGAGTTTTCCATGACAGGAAGAATGAGAAGGAAACCTCTGAATGGAGATCAAAAATAGGAAAGTTGCTGGTTGATGGATATAATGGTGGCACTATTGTTTTGACAAATAATCCCTGTAGTGTTGTTCAAGATACTACAATTTTGGATACTGACACACCACAAGTTAAGCTGGAGCTTTCATAA